One segment of Amycolatopsis alba DSM 44262 DNA contains the following:
- a CDS encoding winged helix DNA-binding domain-containing protein, producing the protein MTPKIDVRQRRARLATRHHLATPASSVHAVADAVVALHATDPATVHLSTWARFKRDGVADVEHALYEERALVRMLGMRRTVFVVGQENAALVQAACSADIAKKQRRLLEQHLGTQGHPENVPEPERWLAEVEDATEQALQARGSATAQELSQDEPRLKQQLLMAKGKPYEAIANVTSRVLFQLAVDGRIVRGRPRGSWISSQHYWAPMADWLPQGIAGWDADEARAELARRWLHAYGPAPVADLRWWTGWTVGQTKKALAAVQPIEVDLDGVPGVVLADDLEPVAEPEPWVALLPSLDPTSMGWIERDWYLGPHRAPLFDGTGNIGPTVWADGRIVGGWAQRPGGEVVHHFLEDVGADVERAVETEANHLAEWFGEVRVTPRMRTPLERRLAQQS; encoded by the coding sequence GTGACCCCCAAGATCGACGTCCGGCAGCGCCGCGCCCGTCTCGCCACGCGCCACCACCTGGCCACGCCCGCCTCGTCGGTGCACGCCGTGGCGGACGCGGTCGTCGCGCTGCACGCCACGGACCCGGCGACGGTCCATCTTTCGACGTGGGCCAGGTTCAAGCGTGATGGCGTCGCGGACGTGGAGCACGCGCTCTACGAAGAGCGCGCGCTGGTGCGGATGCTCGGCATGCGCCGCACGGTCTTCGTGGTCGGACAGGAGAACGCGGCCCTGGTCCAGGCCGCGTGCTCGGCCGACATCGCCAAGAAGCAGCGCCGCCTGCTCGAACAGCATCTCGGCACGCAGGGACATCCGGAGAACGTGCCCGAGCCGGAACGCTGGCTGGCCGAGGTCGAGGACGCGACCGAACAAGCGTTGCAGGCCCGCGGTTCCGCCACGGCACAAGAGCTGTCCCAGGACGAGCCGCGCCTCAAGCAGCAGCTCCTGATGGCGAAGGGAAAGCCGTACGAGGCGATAGCCAACGTCACCAGCCGCGTCCTGTTCCAGCTCGCGGTCGACGGCCGCATCGTGCGCGGCCGCCCGCGCGGGAGCTGGATCAGCAGCCAGCACTACTGGGCCCCGATGGCGGACTGGCTGCCCCAGGGGATCGCCGGATGGGACGCCGACGAGGCCAGGGCCGAGCTCGCCCGCAGGTGGCTCCACGCCTACGGGCCGGCGCCGGTCGCGGACCTGCGGTGGTGGACGGGCTGGACGGTCGGGCAGACGAAGAAGGCGCTCGCCGCGGTTCAGCCGATCGAGGTCGACCTCGACGGCGTCCCCGGTGTGGTGCTCGCCGACGATCTGGAGCCGGTCGCGGAGCCCGAGCCCTGGGTCGCGCTGCTCCCGTCCCTCGACCCGACGTCGATGGGCTGGATCGAGCGGGACTGGTACCTCGGCCCGCACCGCGCGCCGCTGTTCGACGGCACCGGCAACATCGGGCCCACCGTCTGGGCCGACGGCCGGATCGTCGGCGGCTGGGCGCAGCGGCCCGGCGGTGAAGTCGTCCACCACTTCCTGGAAGACGTCGGCGCGGACGTCGAA
- a CDS encoding type II toxin-antitoxin system Phd/YefM family antitoxin, with protein sequence MSVQHEISQRDLRNRSGEIMDAVEHGESFTVTRSGSPIAQLVPLCRRHAVSRDQFAAVSANAPLIDPDGFRADLDDALEGEADDPYGR encoded by the coding sequence ATGAGCGTTCAGCACGAGATCTCCCAGCGTGATCTCCGGAACCGGTCCGGCGAGATCATGGACGCGGTCGAGCACGGTGAAAGCTTCACCGTGACCCGTAGCGGCTCGCCCATCGCCCAGCTGGTCCCGCTGTGTCGGCGGCACGCCGTTTCCCGCGACCAGTTCGCCGCCGTCTCGGCGAACGCTCCGCTCATCGACCCGGACGGGTTCCGCGCGGACCTCGACGACGCTCTCGAAGGGGAGGCGGACGATCCCTATGGCCGCTGA
- a CDS encoding TetR/AcrR family transcriptional regulator, producing MTEARAVGTKGMPREERETQIVRAGTEEFGKNGYAGASMVEIARRVGVTKPLLYQYFGSKDGLYLACLNRAGDRLTEGVAETMAAEGEPPERMPLAVLSAIFETFDNDRYAWKLLRDPTVPSTGEIAGVAVDYRYRLDGFALIGAAQLMHSRGLDDDRDIEAIAQVWTGVVDSLISWWIDQPDQDAAAMTERCSRIMRNLFGW from the coding sequence GTGACTGAAGCAAGGGCCGTCGGCACGAAGGGGATGCCCCGTGAAGAGCGGGAAACCCAGATCGTGCGCGCCGGGACGGAGGAGTTCGGCAAGAACGGGTACGCCGGGGCGTCGATGGTGGAGATCGCCCGCCGGGTCGGCGTCACGAAACCCTTGCTGTACCAGTACTTCGGCTCGAAGGACGGGTTGTACCTCGCGTGCCTGAACCGCGCGGGGGACAGGCTGACCGAAGGGGTCGCCGAGACGATGGCGGCGGAGGGCGAGCCGCCGGAACGCATGCCGCTCGCGGTGCTCTCGGCCATTTTCGAGACGTTCGACAACGACCGGTACGCGTGGAAGCTGCTGCGTGACCCGACGGTGCCCTCGACCGGTGAGATCGCCGGCGTCGCCGTCGACTACCGCTACCGGCTCGACGGGTTCGCGCTGATCGGCGCCGCCCAGCTGATGCACTCACGCGGGCTGGACGACGACCGCGACATCGAGGCGATCGCCCAGGTGTGGACCGGTGTGGTCGATTCACTGATCAGCTGGTGGATCGACCAGCCCGATCAGGACGCCGCGGCGATGACCGAGCGCTGCTCGCGGATCATGCGGAACCTGTTCGGCTGGTGA
- a CDS encoding AraC family transcriptional regulator has translation MDLLAETLAVGGVRGTAGARIEGSGQWGILWHRIAGAAFYAVTCGTAWLDLPGHPPRQLMPGDVVLLPNGQEHTLRSAPDAAVIPQLCTAAERARKCGGVLRLGAGDVQTHVLGASYDYDPAVSTQVLATLPDVVHIRANRGGDGLDDTVRLLSRELARPQIATDFVLNRLVDILLVQLLRVWRTEKPAEARGTWLGVLGDPLISVALTKIHEDPARPWTTDLLAAELATSRSTLTRRFRETTGRTPGDYLTQWRMDLAAVRLRDTDETVDSIAHSVGYTSVFAFSRAFRRARDQAPGQYRTSAREGLRPVG, from the coding sequence ATGGACCTTTTGGCCGAAACTCTCGCCGTCGGCGGCGTCCGGGGCACCGCCGGGGCCCGGATCGAAGGGTCCGGACAGTGGGGCATCCTCTGGCACCGCATCGCCGGCGCCGCCTTCTACGCCGTCACCTGCGGGACGGCCTGGCTGGACCTCCCCGGCCACCCGCCGCGGCAGCTCATGCCCGGTGACGTCGTCCTGCTGCCGAACGGTCAGGAGCACACTCTCCGCAGCGCCCCGGACGCCGCGGTCATTCCCCAGCTCTGCACGGCGGCGGAGCGGGCGCGGAAATGTGGCGGCGTGCTGCGTCTCGGCGCCGGGGACGTGCAGACCCACGTCCTCGGCGCGTCCTACGACTACGACCCGGCGGTGTCCACCCAGGTGCTCGCCACCCTGCCGGACGTGGTGCACATCCGCGCGAACCGCGGTGGAGACGGGCTGGACGACACCGTCCGGCTGCTGTCGCGGGAACTGGCCCGTCCGCAGATCGCCACCGACTTCGTCCTCAACCGGCTCGTCGACATCCTCCTGGTCCAGTTGCTGCGGGTCTGGCGGACCGAGAAACCGGCCGAGGCGCGGGGAACCTGGCTCGGTGTCCTCGGCGATCCGCTGATCAGCGTGGCGTTGACCAAGATCCACGAGGACCCGGCGAGACCGTGGACGACCGACCTGCTCGCGGCGGAGCTGGCGACCTCGCGCAGCACGCTGACCCGTCGTTTCCGCGAAACGACGGGCCGGACTCCCGGCGACTACCTGACCCAGTGGCGGATGGACCTGGCCGCGGTCCGGCTCCGCGACACCGACGAGACGGTGGACAGCATCGCCCATTCGGTCGGCTACACGTCGGTGTTCGCGTTCAGCCGGGCGTTCCGGCGCGCACGTGACCAAGCACCAGGGCAGTACCGCACCTCGGCCCGCGAGGGGCTCAGGCCGGTCGGGTGA
- a CDS encoding NUDIX domain-containing protein yields MKDWKFCPRCGDRTRLAGDGEDTRAECPACGFTKYDNPLPTTVGLILDGDRILLLRREHEPRKGSWDTVGGFLSGAETAEESLVREGLEEIGCELRNLRFAGSYSSVYGDTGLKTIGLAFTCELPPDAEIVLSEENSEYAWFPLADRPPLAFADVEAAAAALTSRTGSA; encoded by the coding sequence GTGAAGGACTGGAAGTTCTGCCCGCGCTGCGGCGACCGGACAAGGCTCGCCGGCGACGGCGAAGACACCCGCGCCGAGTGCCCCGCCTGCGGCTTCACCAAATACGACAACCCGCTGCCGACCACGGTCGGTCTCATCCTCGACGGCGACCGGATCCTGCTGCTGCGCCGGGAACACGAGCCCCGGAAGGGCAGCTGGGACACCGTCGGCGGTTTCCTCTCCGGTGCCGAGACCGCCGAGGAGAGCCTCGTCCGCGAAGGACTCGAAGAGATCGGCTGCGAACTCCGGAACCTGAGGTTCGCCGGATCGTACTCATCGGTCTACGGCGACACCGGCTTGAAGACGATCGGGCTCGCCTTCACCTGCGAACTCCCGCCGGACGCGGAGATCGTGCTGTCGGAAGAGAATTCCGAATACGCCTGGTTCCCCTTGGCCGACCGCCCGCCGCTCGCCTTCGCCGATGTCGAGGCCGCGGCCGCCGCGCTCACCAGCCGAACAGGTTCCGCATGA
- a CDS encoding nitroreductase family deazaflavin-dependent oxidoreductase produces the protein MAETIDFDFDEINRTVIAEFRQTGGKAGGMFEGFPLVLVHHTGAKSGKERIAPLVPLLEGDRIYIFASKGGAGDNPAWFHNLVANPDTKVELGTETFPVRARVLTGSEREDVYGRQSTLMPQFAEYQSKTSRVIPVFELERV, from the coding sequence ATGGCAGAAACGATCGACTTCGACTTCGACGAGATCAACCGCACCGTGATCGCCGAGTTCCGCCAGACCGGCGGCAAGGCGGGCGGCATGTTCGAGGGCTTCCCGCTGGTCCTCGTGCACCACACCGGCGCGAAGTCCGGCAAGGAACGGATCGCGCCGCTCGTCCCGCTCCTGGAGGGCGACCGGATCTACATCTTCGCCAGCAAGGGCGGCGCCGGCGACAATCCGGCGTGGTTCCACAACCTGGTGGCCAATCCGGACACCAAGGTCGAGCTCGGCACCGAGACCTTCCCGGTCCGCGCGCGGGTGCTCACCGGCTCCGAGCGCGAAGACGTCTACGGCAGGCAGTCCACTCTCATGCCGCAGTTCGCCGAGTACCAGAGCAAGACGAGCCGGGTCATCCCGGTCTTCGAGCTGGAACGGGTCTGA
- a CDS encoding PPOX class F420-dependent oxidoreductase codes for MREMSRDEWWRFASEGTRTGMLGLVRANGAAIVTPVWFLLNEGPDGDELIFTTGTDTLKGKALRRDPRLSLAVDDQKPPYSYVQFTAEAVLHSDYDEMLEWATRLGGRYMGADQADAYGRRNAVPEESLVRAKIVKVIARADIAG; via the coding sequence ATGCGTGAAATGAGCCGGGACGAGTGGTGGCGATTCGCGAGTGAGGGCACCCGGACGGGCATGCTCGGCCTGGTCCGCGCGAACGGGGCGGCGATCGTGACGCCGGTGTGGTTCCTGCTGAACGAGGGGCCCGACGGTGACGAGCTGATCTTCACCACCGGCACGGACACGCTCAAAGGGAAGGCGCTGCGGCGCGACCCGCGGCTTTCGCTGGCCGTCGACGACCAGAAGCCGCCGTACTCGTACGTGCAGTTCACCGCCGAGGCCGTGTTGCACAGCGACTACGACGAGATGCTCGAATGGGCGACCAGGCTCGGTGGCCGGTACATGGGCGCGGACCAGGCCGATGCCTACGGCAGGCGCAACGCCGTACCCGAGGAATCCTTGGTGCGGGCCAAAATCGTAAAGGTGATCGCGCGGGCCGACATCGCGGGCTGA
- a CDS encoding peptidase inhibitor family I36 protein: MSTAKEFGALLREERGTLTQECVAKRSVLGQDALTRQRVSNIENGLLPTAGQLRCYLRGCGKPELFERFDGIRSEVKTGQPRAKPWRRRAIRVGSGVTAGLAVAAVVFALSTDRSGSAPAAAVAPDCVEGFLCFWPEPGYGGAKVQLPPDWAGDGRQCVALPFPARSMANRSAERQWGYAGRDCAGGDRTILQHRGGAEPSILIQSYIHT, translated from the coding sequence ATGTCCACTGCGAAGGAGTTCGGTGCGCTGCTGCGCGAGGAGCGCGGAACGCTCACTCAAGAATGCGTCGCCAAACGATCCGTGCTCGGTCAGGACGCGCTGACCCGGCAGCGGGTCTCCAACATCGAAAACGGCCTGCTGCCGACGGCCGGGCAGTTGCGCTGCTATCTGCGGGGCTGCGGCAAACCCGAACTGTTCGAGCGCTTCGACGGGATCCGGAGCGAGGTGAAGACGGGCCAGCCGCGCGCCAAGCCGTGGCGAAGACGCGCGATCCGGGTGGGTTCGGGCGTGACGGCCGGGCTCGCCGTCGCCGCCGTCGTGTTCGCGCTGTCCACGGATCGCTCCGGCTCGGCCCCGGCGGCGGCCGTCGCCCCGGACTGCGTGGAGGGTTTCCTCTGCTTCTGGCCGGAACCCGGCTACGGCGGGGCCAAGGTCCAGCTTCCGCCGGATTGGGCAGGCGACGGACGCCAGTGCGTCGCCCTGCCGTTCCCGGCGCGGTCGATGGCGAACCGCAGCGCGGAGCGGCAGTGGGGCTACGCGGGGCGGGATTGCGCGGGCGGTGACCGGACGATCCTGCAGCATCGAGGGGGCGCCGAACCCTCGATCCTGATCCAGTCCTACATCCACACCTGA
- a CDS encoding PQQ-dependent sugar dehydrogenase produces MTLAVLPAFPAGAAPTDYESEAATISQGAVEKNHAGYSGTGFVNFDNVVGSYVEYTVNAAQAGTQTLTFRYANGTTVDRPVSLSINGTAAGTLSFPGTGAWTTWKTVTKDVALAAGANKIRTTATTAEGGPNADKLTASGVSDAEAPTPPKNLAAKDIKARSATFTWEAATDNVGVVRYDVMRGGNILKSVDGNTLTATVDNLQPNTAYDISVGAFDAAGNPSQQSNVVQFTTPSSGDTTPPTVPGNVRSTSVTANSVSLAWNASTDDSGTVAGYDVYQGTTKVATTPSLDATITGLTANTSYTFTVKARDLEGNVSAASTAVTAKTSGAAGGGIPEYDKDITKADLAWSVDFLPDGSALATERDRFEILRITPSGQKTTVGKVPGAVGTNGEGGLLGIAISPNYATDHAIYLYHTASGDNRIVKMTYDNGTLSSTSTPVLTGIAKNRYHNGGRIRFGPDGKLYVTAGDGQNKDTAQNKGSLNGKILRVNPDGSAPGDNPFFSTGGNARYVWSFGHRNPQGLAWDSRGQLWASEFGDGKLDELNLIQKGGNFGWPQCEGTDGSCGGTVAPKKTWPTSSGGPSGIEIVNDWIYVAAVTSEQLFATQINAAGNGVGSVQSLFSGRWGRLRSVTKTPDGGLWVTSTNADKNGGTPSGIDNVVVRLKFPGGSQPGAFKLASSAFADNASIPDKYSCAGDGTAGQDTSPPLAWGAGTTGAKGYAIVFADVANSDNKLHWAIWDIPASAASLPEGLGAGYSVPNQNGAKQKAMGSGANSQKYFGPCPGGSSHPYTFTLYALNTATVPGLSSSSTMAQIETAIKNASTANVKLRGNSKAAS; encoded by the coding sequence ATGACCCTCGCCGTCCTGCCTGCCTTTCCGGCCGGCGCGGCACCGACCGACTACGAATCCGAAGCCGCGACGATCTCCCAAGGCGCCGTCGAGAAGAACCACGCGGGCTATTCCGGCACCGGGTTCGTGAACTTCGACAACGTCGTCGGCAGCTATGTCGAGTACACGGTGAACGCCGCGCAGGCCGGAACCCAGACACTGACTTTCCGCTACGCCAACGGAACCACGGTCGACAGGCCGGTTTCGCTGAGTATCAACGGCACCGCCGCCGGGACTTTGTCGTTCCCCGGCACCGGCGCGTGGACCACCTGGAAGACCGTCACGAAAGACGTCGCACTGGCCGCCGGGGCCAACAAGATCCGCACGACCGCGACGACCGCGGAAGGCGGTCCCAACGCGGACAAGCTCACCGCGAGCGGGGTGTCCGACGCCGAAGCGCCGACCCCGCCCAAGAACCTGGCCGCCAAGGACATCAAGGCCCGCAGCGCCACCTTCACCTGGGAAGCCGCGACCGACAACGTCGGCGTGGTCCGCTACGACGTCATGCGCGGCGGCAACATCCTCAAGTCCGTCGACGGGAACACGCTCACCGCGACCGTCGACAACCTGCAGCCGAACACGGCCTACGACATCTCGGTCGGCGCCTTCGACGCGGCCGGAAACCCTTCGCAGCAAAGCAATGTCGTGCAGTTCACCACACCGTCCAGCGGGGACACCACCCCGCCGACCGTGCCGGGCAACGTGCGCTCGACATCGGTGACCGCGAACAGCGTCTCCTTGGCGTGGAACGCTTCCACGGACGACAGCGGCACCGTCGCCGGGTATGACGTCTACCAGGGCACCACGAAGGTCGCGACGACCCCGTCCCTCGACGCCACGATCACCGGGCTGACGGCGAACACGTCGTACACGTTCACGGTGAAAGCGCGCGACCTCGAAGGCAACGTCTCCGCCGCGAGCACCGCGGTGACCGCGAAGACGAGCGGGGCCGCGGGCGGCGGGATCCCAGAGTACGACAAGGACATCACGAAGGCGGACCTCGCCTGGTCGGTCGACTTCCTACCGGACGGCAGCGCGCTGGCGACCGAACGGGACCGGTTCGAGATCCTGCGGATCACGCCGTCGGGCCAGAAGACCACGGTGGGCAAGGTCCCCGGCGCGGTCGGCACCAACGGCGAGGGCGGCCTGCTCGGCATCGCGATCTCGCCGAACTACGCCACCGATCACGCGATCTACCTGTACCACACGGCTTCCGGCGACAACCGCATCGTGAAGATGACCTACGACAACGGGACGCTGTCCTCGACGTCGACGCCGGTGCTCACCGGGATCGCCAAGAACCGCTACCACAACGGCGGGCGGATCCGCTTCGGCCCGGACGGCAAGCTCTACGTGACCGCCGGCGACGGGCAGAACAAGGACACCGCGCAGAACAAGGGCTCGCTCAACGGGAAGATCCTGCGGGTCAATCCCGACGGTTCGGCGCCGGGTGACAACCCATTCTTCTCCACCGGGGGCAACGCCCGCTACGTCTGGAGCTTCGGGCACCGCAACCCGCAGGGCCTGGCGTGGGACTCCCGCGGCCAGCTGTGGGCTTCGGAGTTCGGTGACGGCAAGCTGGACGAGCTCAACCTGATCCAGAAGGGCGGCAACTTCGGCTGGCCCCAGTGCGAAGGCACCGATGGCTCCTGCGGAGGCACTGTCGCGCCGAAGAAGACCTGGCCGACCAGCTCCGGCGGGCCGAGCGGGATCGAGATCGTCAACGACTGGATCTACGTCGCGGCCGTCACGAGCGAGCAGCTCTTCGCCACCCAGATCAACGCGGCGGGCAACGGCGTCGGTTCGGTGCAGTCGCTGTTCTCCGGCCGCTGGGGCAGGCTCCGGTCGGTCACCAAGACCCCGGACGGCGGCCTGTGGGTCACCTCGACCAACGCCGACAAGAACGGCGGCACGCCGAGCGGGATCGACAACGTGGTGGTGCGGCTGAAGTTCCCCGGTGGTTCGCAGCCGGGAGCGTTCAAGCTGGCCAGCTCCGCGTTCGCCGACAACGCCTCGATTCCGGACAAGTACTCCTGCGCCGGTGACGGCACCGCCGGTCAGGACACCTCCCCGCCGCTGGCGTGGGGTGCCGGGACCACCGGCGCCAAGGGCTACGCGATCGTCTTCGCCGACGTGGCCAACAGCGACAACAAACTGCACTGGGCGATCTGGGACATCCCGGCCTCCGCGGCGTCGCTGCCCGAAGGCCTGGGAGCGGGCTACTCCGTCCCGAACCAGAACGGCGCCAAGCAGAAGGCCATGGGCAGCGGGGCGAACTCGCAGAAGTACTTCGGCCCCTGCCCCGGCGGCTCCAGCCATCCCTACACGTTCACGCTCTACGCGCTGAACACGGCGACGGTGCCGGGCTTGTCCTCGTCCTCGACGATGGCGCAGATCGAGACGGCGATCAAGAACGCCTCGACGGCCAACGTCAAACTGCGCGGCAACTCCAAAGCCGCGTCCTGA
- a CDS encoding sterol desaturase family protein, with translation MAEFLAHLSDPVLMATPVFLLFVAIEILALHVLGHDDNVIGYSVKDTRTSMSMGAVAVVINGVFRIAMLFVFAALYELAPVKFSPHDWWTWVLMLLGQEIVFYAYHRASHRVRLMWAGHQVHHSSEHYNFSTALRQKWTPYFQLPFWSILAFAGIPPWMILTGLSIDLVYQFFVHTEKIRKLPRWFEYVFNTPSHHRVHHGSDKEYLDANYGGILIIWDRMFGSFVPEGKRPTYGLTKNVESHNLLKVGFHEYGSILRDVRAAGSWRDRLGYVFGPPGWQPAKVEAA, from the coding sequence GTGGCGGAGTTTCTTGCCCATCTGAGTGACCCGGTGCTGATGGCGACACCGGTGTTCCTGCTGTTCGTCGCGATCGAGATCCTCGCGCTGCACGTGCTCGGCCACGACGACAACGTCATCGGCTACAGCGTCAAGGACACCAGGACCAGCATGTCCATGGGCGCGGTGGCGGTGGTGATCAACGGCGTCTTCCGGATCGCCATGCTGTTCGTGTTCGCCGCGCTCTACGAGCTGGCGCCGGTGAAGTTCAGCCCGCACGACTGGTGGACCTGGGTCCTGATGCTGCTGGGCCAGGAGATCGTCTTCTACGCCTATCACCGGGCCAGCCATCGCGTCCGGCTCATGTGGGCGGGCCACCAGGTGCACCATTCGAGTGAGCACTACAACTTCTCGACGGCGCTGCGCCAGAAGTGGACCCCGTACTTCCAGCTGCCGTTCTGGTCGATCCTCGCCTTCGCCGGCATCCCGCCGTGGATGATCCTCACCGGTTTGTCGATCGACCTCGTCTACCAGTTCTTCGTGCACACCGAGAAGATCCGGAAACTGCCGCGCTGGTTCGAGTACGTGTTCAACACGCCTTCACACCATCGTGTGCACCACGGCAGCGACAAGGAGTACCTGGACGCGAACTACGGCGGCATCCTGATCATCTGGGACCGGATGTTCGGCAGCTTCGTGCCCGAGGGCAAGCGGCCGACGTACGGGCTGACCAAGAACGTCGAGTCCCACAACCTGCTCAAGGTCGGCTTCCACGAGTATGGCTCGATCCTGCGTGACGTCCGCGCGGCCGGGTCGTGGCGGGACAGGCTCGGCTACGTGTTCGGCCCGCCGGGCTGGCAGCCCGCGAAGGTCGAGGCGGCCTAG
- a CDS encoding type II toxin-antitoxin system VapC family toxin: MAAEVHGLLDTNILILRRAIDHAQLPDLMSISTITLAELSAGPHYAADPAERARRTDLLQRVESEFDPLPFGTEAARIFGRVSASVLAMGRTPRRRVADLMIASVAIAHRMPLYTTNPQDFEGLKELLDVVPVTRPA; this comes from the coding sequence ATGGCCGCTGAGGTCCACGGCCTGCTCGACACGAACATCCTCATCCTCCGGCGGGCGATCGATCACGCCCAGCTGCCGGATCTGATGTCGATCAGCACGATCACGCTCGCCGAACTGTCGGCTGGCCCGCATTACGCCGCGGACCCGGCCGAACGGGCCCGGCGCACGGATCTGCTGCAACGCGTGGAGTCGGAGTTCGACCCGCTGCCCTTCGGTACCGAGGCGGCGAGGATCTTCGGCCGGGTGTCGGCGTCCGTGCTCGCGATGGGGAGGACACCCCGGCGCCGGGTGGCCGACCTGATGATCGCCAGTGTGGCCATCGCGCACCGGATGCCGTTGTACACCACCAATCCGCAGGATTTCGAAGGCCTGAAGGAACTTCTCGACGTCGTTCCGGTCACCCGACCGGCCTGA